The following is a genomic window from Chloracidobacterium sp..
AACACCTCCGTAAATTTACTGCACCGGCGTGCAAAAAAAATGGAACCTGAGAAGTGTACGTTAGAACACGTCTCAGGTTCAAATCCGATGCAATGGATGTCCGACCTTTAGGCGACCACTGCTCTCCGGTCATCGAGCATCTCTTTTATTTGTTCTCTTATCTCATCCGAGATGTTGGGATCGCCGCACAATTCATCGAGTTTCTCGTAAACCTTATCGTCCGGAACACTCTTAAGCGTGTGGATCAGTGCAAATTTGATGCGTTGATCGGAAACATTGCGTAAAGCATCAAAGATCTCTTCGACCTCACCTGACCGTATCAATAATCCGACTAGCGCGAACGCCTCATAGGCGATCTTCATATCCTGATGTATCAGCCTCTCGAACGATCGCTTCACAATATCGGCTTCGGCGGCCGCGCGTGCGGCCTGCCGCATTCTGTATTCATCGTGGCTTGCGATAATACGTTTCCACGAATCAGCCCGATCGAATTTCAGCCTGAATAGGCCTCGGGCCGCCGCCGCCCGCACCTCACGGGAAGGATCGGCACAAGCAAGCAGGATAACCTCGAATACGGATTCGTGATCCATCTCAGCCAGCGTGGTAACGGCCCGCGATCGGAGATTTGACGAGATATCGTACAGAGCGATCTCCGAGAGTGCCTCAACCGAATTACGGGTCTTGAACTGAGAAAGTATCTTCAACGCCAGTTCGCGGATCATCTCATCATCCTCGTCCTCTTCGCTGACCTGTTCGATCGCACTCAGCAGTGCCGGATCGCTCGATATCGGAAGCTGGGTGAATGGCCTCGGCTCATTTAGCTGTAAGAACGAATTGATCGGAAGCTGGTTATATTGATGCTTTCTGAGCCGGGCCTGAAATGCTTTTGTATCAAGATGCTCATCTTTCCCCGCCGAATCATCCTTTTCGGCACTTTTCATTCGGATCCCGATCTTTTGCCGATCAGGGCGTTTCGCATTGGGATCCTTCCTGACCTTGCGGAACATCTTGAGTTCTTGTTCGATATCTACCACCTGATTATCGAGTCCGGCAGCACCGGAACCCACAAGGCGATCCTCGTAATTGTACCTTATGGAACTGCTCTTACCCGGATCGGCCTGCTTGCCGCGTCTATAGAAAACGAATGCGACGCCGGCCAACACGACCGTCGCCCCTATGAGTACAGAGATCGTCTCGCCGCCGTCCATACCGCTGCCGTCCTGTCCGAAGACCGAGGCAGAGAGAGCTGTTAATGACAATGCGGAAATAAAACCAAGTTTGGTAAGTCTATGAGTGAACATATTGATGTCGGAGTGGAACGCGGGTTTCGCAGGGGTTCCGGAGGTGATTTGCCGGCTCGCAGCATCTTGCCGTCCAACCGAACATTTTCTATTATGCATCTTTTTCATGCGGTTGTCACTATCTTTCAACCGTGTTAGTAATAGTTGTAACTCAACGCGGGTTCCTGAAAATTTTACAAATTCTAATTTTTTTGGCCCATTGCTTTGATATTACAATCGCTATTTGGAGTTGCAGTAATTATGTTCTCGCAAGCCGGATCAGAAAAAATAGATATCCCGGGGCTAAAACTTCTTCATCAAGGCAAGGTTCGCGACGTCTTTGAGGTGGACTCAGATCGGCTTCTGCTCGTCGCAACCGATAGGATATCGGCTTTTGACGTCATTTTTCCGACGCCTATACCGAATAAAGGCATTATCCTGACGCAAATGTCGGCATTCTGGTTCCGAAAATTGCGCGGCATAAGCGACGACCACTTTATTTCGGCAGATATTCGTGAAATGGGCATCGAACTGCCGAAAGAAATGTCGGGCCGCTCGATGCTCTGTAAGCGCACAAAGGTCTTCCCTGTCGAATGTGTCGTTCGTGCTTACCTCGAAGGCTCCGGTTGGAAGGAGTATCGCGAGAGCGGTTCTGTCTGCGGCAACCGACTTCCGACGGGAATGAGACAATGCGAGAAGCTGCCGGAACCGATCTTTACTCCGGCAACAAAGGCATCACACGGCCACGACGAGAATATCGGCCTCGACACATTCTTCTCGATCGTCGGAAATGAGATCGGCGAGGAATTACGGCAACGATCGCTCGATCTCTTTAGCACGGCGAGCGAATACGCCCTCGGCCGCGGGATCATTATCGCCGACACAAAGTTCGAATTTGGTGTGGATCCGGACGGGAATATCCTTCTGATAGATGAGGTTCTGACGCCTGATTCATCGCGTTTCTGGTCGGCCTCAGCGTACGAACCGGGCCATTCTCAGCCGTCGTTCGATAAGCAGTTCTTACGCGAATATCTCGAAACGCTTGAGTGGGATAAAACGCCGCCTGCGCCCGAACTGCCGCCCAATATTGTTGACGCAACCGCCGAGCGATACCGCGACGCATACCGTATCCTGACAGGACAGCCGTTCGAACCGTAAGCAACGCCGGTCGCTGTACGCGGCGCACGGAGCATCCTGACGAAGAGCCCGACGGATCAAACGTGTTCGAGGATCTCGACCTCGTCGCCGATCCGGATCGCCGCGCCGTATGCCTCCGGTATAAGATTAAGTCCGAAGACGACGCTCTCCGGCCTTAGGCCAAGCGACTCAAAGCGCGCGGGCATGATGTTTTTTGCAAGACGATATGAAGCGAGCGTCTTGAGAGGCTCTTTTCCCGTCGAAATGCCGCTCTGCTGGTCGATCGTCGTTACAACGCAGCGGCCGGCAGGTTTACCCGCACGAAAGACAGTGTTGCCGACGCGAAGCCGCAGCCACCTATCTTCGCCGAACGCCTCAGCCCCGGCAACGACTATGCTTGGCCTGAAACGGTTCATCGGAATGGCCGCCGTTGAGTTGCCGGCCTTTTCTACAAGTTTCTTATTTACGTCTGCCAACGAGGCTTCACCGGTCAACAGCAGCGGGTATCCGTCTGCAAAGCTCACAAGGTCACCACCCTTGTTGAATCGCTCATTGACCGGCCTTCCCGCATCGTCGGGCATATAGAATAGCCTTGCTTCGAAGCCCAGCAGGCCGCTGAACCAGTTATTGATATCGTTTCCATAAGCCAACGCCTCAGATTCACTTGCCCAGACGGTAACTCTGCAACGCTCGCCGGAAGTGAGCGGTTCAATGGAAAGCGGCGCGGCCCCTTCTGCCGAGACAGTTATGCCGCTGCCATTGAGTGCAACCGAGATCGCTGCAAGCTGCGGATACTTCCGCTGTGTAAGGAAGTTGCCTTCGCTGTCGGTCAGCACCATTCGACGATCGCCGCGGAGTCCGCGAGCCTCGACGACAGCACTTTCAACAGGTATCGCCTTAAGAGCCTTTATCGGATAAACGTTGATCTCTGAAATGTGCATAACAAAGCGAAGCTGAAACTTGATAATGGTATTATCAAGTTTTCTATAGCCGCAACATCATACTTGACGGACGCTCAGAACTTCGAATATACTAGCAGTCATAGGCCGAGAGTGCTAAGAACTGTTTTCATTAGCCATTCTGCCTGTTATTTTACATTACTTTTGAAGGAGTAAACACTATGGCAACAAACATCACACCGCTTCACGACAGAGTGCTGATCAAGCGGATCGAAGATAACGTCAATCAGACCGCAGGCGGGCTTTTCATCCCCGACACTGCAAAAGAAAAGCCGCAAGAGGGCGAAGTGATCGCAGCGGGCTTGGGCAAGTACAAGGAAGACGGCACGCGTCAGACATTGGACGTCAAGGCAGGCGACCGTGTGCTTTTCGGAAAGTATTCGGGCAGCGAGATCAAGCTGGACGGCGACGAATTCATAATTATGCGTGAGGATGAGATCCTCGGCATCATCAACCGCGCGGGAGCGGCAGCGTAACGAAATTTCACTTTGAGCATCATGCTGCGGCATCAGGCCGCCGCTCAAAGGACCAAACATCACAACAGGAGATTAATAAAATGGCAAAACAGGTTATTCATGGCGAAGATTCGCGTGCAGCGATCCTACGCGGCGTCAATCAGCTCGCAGATGCGGTCAAGGTAACGCTCGGCCCGAAAGGCCGTAATGTCGTGATCGACAAGAAGTTCGGTTCGCCGACGATCACCAAGGACGGAGTTACGGTCGCAAAGGAGATCGAGCTTAAGGATACGCTTGAGAATATGGGTGCGCAGATGGTTCGCGAGGTAGCGAGCAAAACCAGCGACGTCGCCGGTGACGGAACGACGACCGCAACGGTGCTTGCACAAGCGATCATCAAGGAAGGCGTCCGCACGGTTGCCGCCGGCGCAAATCCGATGGCACTGAAGCGCGGCATTGACAAGGCCGTTGCGGTTCTCGTCGAGGACATCAAGAAGCAGGCGAAGCCGGTTTCCGGCGATGACATCGCGAACGTCGGCAAGATCTCGGCTAATGGCGATTCGGAGATCGGCGGCCACATCGCGGAAGCAATGGACAAGGTCGGCAAGGACGGTGTCATCACCGTTGAAGAGTCGAAGACGATGGAGACGAGCCTCGAGGTCGTGGAAGGCATGCAGTTCGACCGCGGCTATTTGTCACCTTATTTCGTTACCGACCCTGATCGTATGGAGGCTGCTCTTGACGAGCCGTATCTCTTGATCAACGAAAAGAAGATCTCGAATATGCGTGACCTTCTGCCGATCCTCGAGCAGGTCGCCAAGACAGGCCGCCCGCTGCTGATCATCGCTGAAGATGTCGATGGCGAAGCTCTCGCGACGCTCGTTGTCAACAAGCTGCGCGGCACTCTGAATGTCGCTGCCGTCAAGGCTCCGGGCTTTGGCGATCGCCGCAAGGCAATGCTTGAGGACATCGCTGTTCTTTCGGGCGGCAAGGTCATCACCGAAGACCTCGGCATCAAGCTCGAAGCCGTTACGCTCGAAGACCTCGGCCGTGCCAAGAAGGTCGTCGTTGACAAGGAGAACACGACCATCGTTGAGGGTGCAGGCTCGGGCGACGCCGTATTCGGCCGCGTTAAGCAGATCCGTACGCAGATGGAAGAGACCACGAGCGACTATGATCGTGAAAAGCTCCAGGAGCGTCTTGCCAAGCTTGTCGGCGGTGTTGCGGTCATCAAGGTCGGTGCTGCTACCGAGACCGAGATGAAGGAAAAGAAGGCTCGTGTTGAGGATGCAATGTACGCGACGCGTGCGGCTGTCGAAGAAGGCATCGTTGCGGGCGGCGGCGTCTCGCTCGTCCGTGCGGCAAAGGCTCTCGACGGCTTCAAGGCCGAGGATCAGGACGAGCAGGTCGGTGTGAACATCGTAAGACGCGCGGTCGAAGAACCGCTTCGCCAGATCGCGGCAAATGCCGGACAAGAAGGCGCCGTCATCGTCGAGAAGGTCGCTGCCGGCGAAGGCCCGTTCGGCTTCAACGCCGCTTCCGAGCAGTACGAAGACCTCGTGGCCGCAGGCGTCATCGACCCCGCGAAGGTTACACGCACCGCTCTGCAGAACGCAGCCTCCATCGCAGGCCTTATGCTCACCACCGAAGCTATGATCGCCGATATCCCCGAGGAAAAGGGCGACCCGATGGCCGGCATGGGCGGCGGCATGGGCGGCATGGGCATGGGAATGTAATTCCATTACCGGCGGGGCAGGCATTCGTGCCCGCCTCGCCGTCAAAGCTGTCTGTCAGAACCGTGAGCGATAGCGAACGGGTTTAAAAACCAAGCGGCCCCGTCAGATGACGGGGCCTTATTTGCGCTCAACCCACCGGCGTCGATCGTTCCCTCAACGCCTCACCAAAAAACGTCCTGTTTCCTGCTTTTCTTTAATTGCCACGCCCAAAAGGGTGCGGCTATTCAGGCAAAATCATCGCTTATGGAAGGGTTCGGCTATTCAATGGCCTATTCAATGGCCTATTCAATTCGGTTGAGTTCCCTGTTCAGGTGTGTGAGGCGCTCGTGCGGTTTATGTATTCTTCGATATAGAAGCCGACGAGCGAAGCGGCCATTACGATCACGCCGTAGAGAACAAAGGACTTCGGCAGGAAAAATAGGCCGGAAAAGAAACAGATGACGCCGAGCGTACAAAGCACTGAGCCTATGCGGCCCGCTGTTCGAGACATTCCTGTTGAATCACTCATTCGTAAAAGATAGCAGATGATCGGCTTTGAGAAAAGCGTGAAGTCGGCCCGCTATCGAACTCTGCGAGGCGAACGCCTGTCCCTGTTGTGTTATCTTTGTTAAAAGTCTTATGGCCGCCAATAATGTGACCCTGCAGGTCAGAAGTGTAACAAAGAGATTCGGCGATTTTGCTGCGGTAGATGATCTCAGCTTTGAGGTCAGGGCAGGCCGCGTGTTCGGCTTCCTCGGGCCGAACGGCGCCGGCAAGACAACGACTATCCGAATGATCGTCGGCATCACGATACCGGACGAAGGCGAGATCGCACTGTTCGGCAAGGCGATCTCGCCGCGTGTGCAGGATCGGATTGGCTATCTGCCGGAGGAACGCGGCCTATACAAAAAGATCAAGGTCGTCGATCAGCTCCGCTACTTCGCCGCATTGAAAGGCATTTCGACGGCTGAAGCCGACAGACGCATCGATAGATGGCTTGATCGGATGCAGCTCTCCGAGTGGAAGAATAAGAAGACGACAGACCTTTCAAAGGGTATGCAGCAGAAGATCCAATTCATCGGCGCGATCCTGCATGACCCCGACCTTCTTATTCTTGATGAACCCTTCGCAGGCCTCGATCCGGTGAATGTCGAGTTCATGATCGATGTCCTGTCCGAGTTCAGATCGGAGCAGAAGACCGTTATCTTCTCAACGCATCTGATGGAAACCGCCGAACGTCTTTGCCACGACATTATCCTCATCAACAAGTCGAAAAAGGTGATCGGCGGCAGTCTCCGCGAGGTGAAGGAAAGCTACGGCCGCGACCGCATCGCTCTTCGGGGCAGCAATTTCGGTGCCGTCCTCAGCGACGCTTCTTTGATCGCATCAAAGGTCGAGCATGCGGATGAATTCGAGATCATACTTCAGAAAAATGCGACCGGCCGAGAGCTGCTCCGGCGGCTGCTTGACGGCGGTGCGGAAATCACGAAATTTGAACAGGTCGAGCCGACGCTGAATGATATTTTCATCGAAAAGGTCGGAGGTGCAGAATGAGCAAGTTCATCGCCGTCGTCAAACATGAATACAGAAAGATCGTGATGAAGTGGACGTTCCTCATCGGCACGTTCCTCCTGCCGCTGATAATGGCGGCCTTTGCGCTTGTACCCGCGATCATCTTTTCGCTGCCGAGCGAGCCGACGAGGCTGGCGATAGTCGATCCGAGCGGAAAGATCGCACCGCGCCTCCGTAGCGCTCTTTCACCCGAGGCGATCGCCGAACGCTCGAAAAAGGCAGCGAAGGACGCCGGCTTTGACATCAATACTTCGCCATCGAAAGGCTTGAATGACAGCTCGATAGCGGCGCCACAAACGTTCGTTTTTGTTGACTACGACGCTCAGGGAAAAACGGACGACGCTGTGCGCAGCGACCTTATGCAGCAGGTCGCATCAAAGCAGCTCGATGCATTTTTGATCGTGCCGAACGACCTGAAAGGTACTTTTTATTTTCGTTCGCGAAAAGGCGGCGACTTCATTGCGGGCGATCTGCTTGCCGACGCATTAAATTCAGCGGTCCGCTCCGAGCGGCTTGCTGAGGCGAATATCAGCGAGGCCAAGCTGGCCGAGATCAACCGCGCCGTCACACTTGACGAGCGTTCGGTTGACGAACACGGCGGCGAGAAGGATTCTGACATTCTGCTTGCCGCATCATTCGTCATCGGCATTATGATCTACCTGACCCTCGCCATCTACGGTCAGGTCATTATGGGAGCCGTCGTCGAAGAGAAGGAGACACGCATTGCCGAGATCTTATTCTCATCCGCGAGGCCTTTTGAGTTGATGATGGGCAAGATAGTCGGCGTCGGGCTGGCGGGCCTGACACAGCTTGCGATTTGGCTGATCTCGCTTGCTGCTCTTATCGCGTTCGCGGCGATCCAAGCTGACCTTGCTCCGCTGCTGCAAGGTCTGCCGCACATTACCGCGCCGATGGTGCTGCTCTTCCTCGCGTATTTTTTGGCGGGATATTTTGCCTATGCGGCGATATTTGCCTTCATCGGCTCGATCGTAACGACCGTGCAGGAAGGGGGCCAATTCGCTTTTCCTGCAATGATGCTTATGCTTGCGGGTTTTTATTTCAGTTTTGCGGTCATACGCGACCCGAATTCCCCGCTTTCTGTCGTTACTTCGATACTGCCGTTCTTTGCACCGATGACAATGCCGGTTCGCATAATGGCCGAGATGCCTCCCGCATGGCAGATCGTTCTGTCGCTTATCGTGAATATTTTTGGCATCATCATACTGGTATGGCTCGCGTCCAGGGTCTATCGCATCGGTATGCTTATGTACGGAAAGCGGGCGACGATCCCTGAAATTTGGAAGTGGATGCTTCGAGCATAGATCGAAACAGCCTTTTGACGGAACATCGGATGTTGCCAATCCGTAGATAGTGTTATACAAGTTAGCTTGGGACTAACATTTGGGAGGATACAAAAAATGA
Proteins encoded in this region:
- a CDS encoding HEAT repeat domain-containing protein, whose product is MFTHRLTKLGFISALSLTALSASVFGQDGSGMDGGETISVLIGATVVLAGVAFVFYRRGKQADPGKSSSIRYNYEDRLVGSGAAGLDNQVVDIEQELKMFRKVRKDPNAKRPDRQKIGIRMKSAEKDDSAGKDEHLDTKAFQARLRKHQYNQLPINSFLQLNEPRPFTQLPISSDPALLSAIEQVSEEDEDDEMIRELALKILSQFKTRNSVEALSEIALYDISSNLRSRAVTTLAEMDHESVFEVILLACADPSREVRAAAARGLFRLKFDRADSWKRIIASHDEYRMRQAARAAAEADIVKRSFERLIHQDMKIAYEAFALVGLLIRSGEVEEIFDALRNVSDQRIKFALIHTLKSVPDDKVYEKLDELCGDPNISDEIREQIKEMLDDRRAVVA
- a CDS encoding phosphoribosylaminoimidazolesuccinocarboxamide synthase, which translates into the protein MFSQAGSEKIDIPGLKLLHQGKVRDVFEVDSDRLLLVATDRISAFDVIFPTPIPNKGIILTQMSAFWFRKLRGISDDHFISADIREMGIELPKEMSGRSMLCKRTKVFPVECVVRAYLEGSGWKEYRESGSVCGNRLPTGMRQCEKLPEPIFTPATKASHGHDENIGLDTFFSIVGNEIGEELRQRSLDLFSTASEYALGRGIIIADTKFEFGVDPDGNILLIDEVLTPDSSRFWSASAYEPGHSQPSFDKQFLREYLETLEWDKTPPAPELPPNIVDATAERYRDAYRILTGQPFEP
- a CDS encoding MOSC domain-containing protein; translation: MHISEINVYPIKALKAIPVESAVVEARGLRGDRRMVLTDSEGNFLTQRKYPQLAAISVALNGSGITVSAEGAAPLSIEPLTSGERCRVTVWASESEALAYGNDINNWFSGLLGFEARLFYMPDDAGRPVNERFNKGGDLVSFADGYPLLLTGEASLADVNKKLVEKAGNSTAAIPMNRFRPSIVVAGAEAFGEDRWLRLRVGNTVFRAGKPAGRCVVTTIDQQSGISTGKEPLKTLASYRLAKNIMPARFESLGLRPESVVFGLNLIPEAYGAAIRIGDEVEILEHV
- a CDS encoding co-chaperone GroES, whose product is MATNITPLHDRVLIKRIEDNVNQTAGGLFIPDTAKEKPQEGEVIAAGLGKYKEDGTRQTLDVKAGDRVLFGKYSGSEIKLDGDEFIIMREDEILGIINRAGAAA
- the groL gene encoding chaperonin GroEL (60 kDa chaperone family; promotes refolding of misfolded polypeptides especially under stressful conditions; forms two stacked rings of heptamers to form a barrel-shaped 14mer; ends can be capped by GroES; misfolded proteins enter the barrel where they are refolded when GroES binds), coding for MAKQVIHGEDSRAAILRGVNQLADAVKVTLGPKGRNVVIDKKFGSPTITKDGVTVAKEIELKDTLENMGAQMVREVASKTSDVAGDGTTTATVLAQAIIKEGVRTVAAGANPMALKRGIDKAVAVLVEDIKKQAKPVSGDDIANVGKISANGDSEIGGHIAEAMDKVGKDGVITVEESKTMETSLEVVEGMQFDRGYLSPYFVTDPDRMEAALDEPYLLINEKKISNMRDLLPILEQVAKTGRPLLIIAEDVDGEALATLVVNKLRGTLNVAAVKAPGFGDRRKAMLEDIAVLSGGKVITEDLGIKLEAVTLEDLGRAKKVVVDKENTTIVEGAGSGDAVFGRVKQIRTQMEETTSDYDREKLQERLAKLVGGVAVIKVGAATETEMKEKKARVEDAMYATRAAVEEGIVAGGGVSLVRAAKALDGFKAEDQDEQVGVNIVRRAVEEPLRQIAANAGQEGAVIVEKVAAGEGPFGFNAASEQYEDLVAAGVIDPAKVTRTALQNAASIAGLMLTTEAMIADIPEEKGDPMAGMGGGMGGMGMGM
- a CDS encoding ATP-binding cassette domain-containing protein, whose product is MAANNVTLQVRSVTKRFGDFAAVDDLSFEVRAGRVFGFLGPNGAGKTTTIRMIVGITIPDEGEIALFGKAISPRVQDRIGYLPEERGLYKKIKVVDQLRYFAALKGISTAEADRRIDRWLDRMQLSEWKNKKTTDLSKGMQQKIQFIGAILHDPDLLILDEPFAGLDPVNVEFMIDVLSEFRSEQKTVIFSTHLMETAERLCHDIILINKSKKVIGGSLREVKESYGRDRIALRGSNFGAVLSDASLIASKVEHADEFEIILQKNATGRELLRRLLDGGAEITKFEQVEPTLNDIFIEKVGGAE
- a CDS encoding ABC transporter permease, translated to MSKFIAVVKHEYRKIVMKWTFLIGTFLLPLIMAAFALVPAIIFSLPSEPTRLAIVDPSGKIAPRLRSALSPEAIAERSKKAAKDAGFDINTSPSKGLNDSSIAAPQTFVFVDYDAQGKTDDAVRSDLMQQVASKQLDAFLIVPNDLKGTFYFRSRKGGDFIAGDLLADALNSAVRSERLAEANISEAKLAEINRAVTLDERSVDEHGGEKDSDILLAASFVIGIMIYLTLAIYGQVIMGAVVEEKETRIAEILFSSARPFELMMGKIVGVGLAGLTQLAIWLISLAALIAFAAIQADLAPLLQGLPHITAPMVLLFLAYFLAGYFAYAAIFAFIGSIVTTVQEGGQFAFPAMMLMLAGFYFSFAVIRDPNSPLSVVTSILPFFAPMTMPVRIMAEMPPAWQIVLSLIVNIFGIIILVWLASRVYRIGMLMYGKRATIPEIWKWMLRA